DNA sequence from the Candidatus Deferrimicrobiaceae bacterium genome:
CCATCGTCGTGGACGACGGGGCCGTTCGGGTCCTGCGGGAAGAGGGAAAAAGCCTCCTGCCCGCGGGGGTTTTGTCCGTGCAGGGGAAATTCCGCCGGGGGGACGCCGTCTCCATCAGCGACCCGAGGGGACAGGAATTCGCCCGGGGAATCGCGGCGTGGACGAGCACGCAGGTGGAGCGTTGCAGGGGAAAGAAAAGCCCCGAGGTCCGGGCCATCCTCGGCGAAGGGATCCCCGCGGAGGTGGTGCACCGGGACAATCTGATGATCCTCCCCCCTCAAGAACCTGCCGAGGGGAGAAAAGGAGCCGGTCCGTAGATGGGAGCGAGTGAAACAGCCACGACCAGGGAGATCGTGATCGGAGTCTGCCGCGCGGCCAGGGAGGCCTCCGTGCGGATGGGGAGAGCGTCCGCGTCGGAGAAGAACGCCGCCCTCGCCGCCATGGCCAGGGGACTGCGCGGGCAGGCGCAATGGCTCCTCAAGGAGAACCGGAAGGACCTCGGTACGGCGTCGTCCCGGGGGGTCTCCGGGGCCATGCTCGACCGCCTCGCCCTTTCCGACAGCCGGATCGAGCAGATGGCGACCGGGATTGAGGAGGTGATCGCCCTTCCCGATCCCATCGGGGAGGTCGAGAGGATGGGGCGTCGCCCCAACGGCCTCTGGGTGGGGAAGATGCGCATCCCGCTGGGGGTCATCGGAATCATCTACGAGTCGCGTCCGAACGTCACCGCCGACGCGGCCGCCCTCTGCGTCAAGTCGGGGAACGCCGTCGTCCTGCGGGGGGGGTCCGAAGCCATCTTCTCCAACACCGCGATCGCGAGGATCCTCCGCGAGGCGATGTCCCTCGCGGGCCTTCCCGCGGACGCCGTGGCGGTCATCGAACGGACGGACCGGGAGGCGATCGACGCGATGCTTCAGGCCGAGGAGTACATCGACCTCATCATCCCCCGGGGCGGGGAAGGGCTGATCCGGAGCGTCGCGGAAAAATCGCGAATCCCCGTGATCAAGCACTACAAAGGGGTCTGCCACATCTATGTGGACGAAGGGGCGGACATCGACCAGGCGGTCCTCGTCTGCGTCAACGCGAAGGTGCAGCGCCCGGGGGTCTGCAACGCGATGGAAACGCTCTTGGTGCATGAGAAGGCCGCGCCGGAATTCCTCCCCGCCGTTTCGGCGCCGCTTGGGAAGCACGGCGTGGAGCTCCGCGGTTGCCCGCAGACCCTCTCCCTCGTGCCCGGGGCGATCCCGGCCACCGAGGCAGACTGGGGAACCGAGTACCTCGATCTGATCCTCGCGGTCCGGGTGGTCTCCTCGATGGAGGAGGCGATCGCGCACATTCGCCGGCACGGGTCGCTGCACACCGAAGCGATCCTGACGAGGGACCACGCGCGAGCCATGCGGTTCCTCCGCGACGTGGACTCCTCCCTCGTCCTCGTGAACGCGTCCACCCGGTTCAACGACGGGTTTCAGCTGGGGCTCGGGGCCGAGATCGGGATCAGCACCACCAAGATCCACGCCTTCGGCCCGATGGGTCTGACCGAGCTCACGACGACGAAATTCATCGCGTTCGGGGACGGACAGGTCCGGACCTGATTGGGAGCGAACCGGACATCGGCGGCCCTGTTCGGCGGAACGTTCGACCCGTTCCACAACGGCCATCTGCGCATGGCGATCGAAATCCGGGAGTCGCTCGGTCTTCCGCGGGTCATGTTCCTCCCCTCCCACCACCCGCCCCACAAGCCGAAGCAGCCGGTCACCGAAGCGAGACACCGGCTCGCCATGGTGTCCGCCGCCGTGTCGGGGCTTTCGGGGTTCGAGGTCTCCGACGCGGAGATCCGCCGCGAGGGGCCTTCCTATTCGCTGACGACGGTCGAGGAATTTCGCCGGGCGGAGCCGGAGGTCGACTGGGTGTTCGTGATGGGGGCGGACTCCTTCGGGGAGATCGCCACCTGGCACCGGTACGAGGAACTCCTCGCCGCGTGCGATTTCGTTCTCCTCCCGCGGCCCGGGACGCCCCTCTCGCCGGCGGCCCCCGCGGGGTTGCGTGTTGAAAAAGAGGTGCCGCATTGCTATAGTTGGAAAGGAGAAAGTTACCGCCTCCCGGGAGGGCGAAGGTTATACTGCCCCGCCCTGCCTGCTTTGGATATCTCTTCGAGCTCCATTCGGGAGAAGGTTCGGACCAGCAGGTGCATCCGGGGTCTCGTCCCGCCGGAGGTGGAGAAATACATCGCCGAGCACGGCCTGTACCTCGGCGCCGGGGAGGAAGAACGGACATAACCACACGGAATGCGGTGATCCAGTGCGCGCGGCTTGCACAGGAGAAAAAAGCCGCCGGCATCCGCGCACTGGACGTCCGGGAGAGCGCCACCTTCACCGATTACTTCCTCCTGTGCTCGGGAACGTCCGACCGGCAGGTAAGCGCCGTCGCCAGCCACATCGAGGAATCGCTCAAGAAGGAAGGTCTCCGCCCCATGGGGGTGGAGGGGATCCGCCAAGGGCGGTGGGTCCTGATCGACTACAACGATTTCGTGGTGCACGTCTTCCTGGACATCGTCCGGGATTTTTACCAGTTCGACCGGTTGTGGGGATCCGCGCCGGAACTCCCCATACCCGAGGATCGATAGACACCCGGAGGAGCCCCGCCCATGGTGGTCCGACTGCTTTTCCTCCTGTTCGTGGTCATCCTGGTCGCCTTCTCGTACATCTCTCTCCTGAACGGCCAGCACATCCAGTTTTTCTACTCGGCCACCCGCCAGGTGGAGGTGACGGTCAGCGAGCTCGCCATCCTGGCCTTTTCCCTCGGGGCCGCCATGGTGATCCTCGGGACCATGGTCAAGGATGTGACCCAGGCGTCGAAAAACTGGAAGGAGCGCCGGGAGCGGCAGCGCCGGGAAGCTGCCCGGGGCCGTGTCGCCAAGGCGTCGGGGCTGTTCCGGCGGGGATTGCTCGACGACGCCGCCGCGGAACTGCAAAGAAGCCTTTCCGTCAACCCCGAGGACCGGGAGGCGCTCGACCTCCTGGCCGACGTGGAGACCGAGCGGAGAAACCCGCTGGAGGCCGTCAAGGCGCTGACCCGGGTCAAGCAGATCGACCCGTCGGACCTTACCGTCTACTTCCGTCTCGCAGGGCTGTACCGCGAGATGAACGACCTCGAGAATGCCCTGTCCCTTCTCACGCAGATCGAGAACTCCGAAGGGGAGAACCTGCGCGCCTGGGAGGGAATCCGGGACATCCACCTCCGGCGCCAGGAGATGGTTTCCGCCTACGCGATGCAGAAGAGGATCGTCAAGCTCAAGGGGAAAACCGCATCCGCCGCGGACAAGGCCCTGTTCGAGGCCCTTCGGTACGAAAAGGCGGTCCGGCGCATGGAGGAAGGGAAAACCGATGATGCCGAGAGGCGCCTCCGGGAGCTCATGAAGGATCAGCCGCTCTTCACGGCGACGTACATCGCCCTCTCCGAATACCTCCGGGGGCGGGGAAACCCGGAAGAGGCGACGGAGACCCTCCTGTCGGGATACCGGGCGACCCGCAATGCCGTTTTCCTGATCCGGCTCGAGGACCTCGGGGTGGAAACGGAAAGGCCGGAGGCGATGATCGCGGTGTACCTCGATCTGCTCCGGGAGTTTCCCTCCGACTTCGATGTCAACCTCTTCCTCGGGAAGTTCTACCTCCGGCTGGAGATGAACGACGAGGCGCTGGAACAGTTGTTGAAAGCGGAACTCCTGGACCCGGAGTGCGAATCCGTGAACATCCTGCTCGCCGAGGCGCTCCGGCGGAGGGGTCGGTATGAGTCGGCCTGCCAGCATTACCAGCGCGCCTTCGGTTACAAGCGCCGATATCTCATCCCGTTCTGCTGCACCGGATGCGGCCAGACGACCATCAAGTGGACCGCCCGCTGCCCCTCCTGCGGAATCTGGAACGGGTACGCCATCTCCCACGGACGCAGGGAACACGCCATCCCCGCCACCGTGCGTTGAATCCCGCAAGGGATGGGCGCGCCTCCGGGCCGCCTGGGAGGCGGGGCGCCGGGCCGTATCCGGGGAGATCCTCCTTCTGCGATCGCTGCTCCCCCCCGCGTCGCCCGATCTCTCCCCCGAAGCGGTAGGAAGCTGGATCGTCCTTCCCGAGGAACGGCATTCCGCCAGCGCGTTCCCGGGCGAAATCCCCTTCCGTCCGCCTCTCGGGCCGTTCGACCTCGTCCTTTCCCTTTTCCCCTACGAAGGGAAAGTCCGGGAGGGGATCCGGGCCGCCAAGTACGGGGGGAGGAGCGATGTGGCGCGCACCCTCGCCCGGCGGCTTTTCTCGGTGATCCGGGAAGATTGGGGCGACCGGTTCCCGGTCGGGTTCCGCCCGACGATCGTTCCCGTTCCGATCCGTCCGGAAAAATATTTCCGGAGGGGGTACAACTTTCCCGCGCTGGTGGCCCTCTTCCTCGCCCGCCTCACCGGATGGTCCTGCGATCCTCTCCTCCTGCGGAGGACCCGGGAACGCAGGCCCCAGGCGGGATTGCCGCTTTCCGCCCGGGAGGGAAACGTACGCCGTTCGTTCACCGTCCGGCCCGGCGTGCGTGTCCCCCCCCACGTGCTTCTCGTCGACGACGTGTACACTTCGGGGGCGACCGTTGCGGCGTGCGCCCGCGCCTTGAAAAAAGCCGGGGCGGAGCATATAGTGGTGCTCACGGTGGCGCGCGCCCTTCTTTGAGTTCCCCGACGCCCATCCCGCGCCAGGCAACGACCAGGGAGACCGGATGATTTCCCCGTTTCGGGCAGCCGCCCTGCAGTTTCGCATCGACATGGGCGACGTCGAGGCAAACACCGCCCGGGCCTTCACGCTCCTCCGGGAGGCCACGAAAAGGAAGGCGGCGCTCTGCGTCCTCCCGGAGATGTGGAGCACGGGATTCTCCTACGACAACCTGCTTGCCCTGTGCGGGACCACCCCCGAGATCCTGCACGATCTCTGCCGCCTCGCGGCCGACCTGCGCGTCATGATCGCCGGTTCGCTTCCCGAGCGTTCGGGAAGGTCGGTATACAACACGCTCTATGTCATCAATGCGACGGGGGCGATCCGGGGGAAATACCGCAAGGCGCACCTTTTCTCCCCGTCCGGCGAACACCTCCATTTCCGAAGGGGAACCGCCGCCTCGGTCA
Encoded proteins:
- a CDS encoding glutamate-5-semialdehyde dehydrogenase yields the protein MGASETATTREIVIGVCRAAREASVRMGRASASEKNAALAAMARGLRGQAQWLLKENRKDLGTASSRGVSGAMLDRLALSDSRIEQMATGIEEVIALPDPIGEVERMGRRPNGLWVGKMRIPLGVIGIIYESRPNVTADAAALCVKSGNAVVLRGGSEAIFSNTAIARILREAMSLAGLPADAVAVIERTDREAIDAMLQAEEYIDLIIPRGGEGLIRSVAEKSRIPVIKHYKGVCHIYVDEGADIDQAVLVCVNAKVQRPGVCNAMETLLVHEKAAPEFLPAVSAPLGKHGVELRGCPQTLSLVPGAIPATEADWGTEYLDLILAVRVVSSMEEAIAHIRRHGSLHTEAILTRDHARAMRFLRDVDSSLVLVNASTRFNDGFQLGLGAEIGISTTKIHAFGPMGLTELTTTKFIAFGDGQVRT
- the nadD gene encoding nicotinate-nucleotide adenylyltransferase yields the protein MGANRTSAALFGGTFDPFHNGHLRMAIEIRESLGLPRVMFLPSHHPPHKPKQPVTEARHRLAMVSAAVSGLSGFEVSDAEIRREGPSYSLTTVEEFRRAEPEVDWVFVMGADSFGEIATWHRYEELLAACDFVLLPRPGTPLSPAAPAGLRVEKEVPHCYSWKGESYRLPGGRRLYCPALPALDISSSSIREKVRTSRCIRGLVPPEVEKYIAEHGLYLGAGEEERT
- the rsfS gene encoding ribosome silencing factor; the encoded protein is MIQCARLAQEKKAAGIRALDVRESATFTDYFLLCSGTSDRQVSAVASHIEESLKKEGLRPMGVEGIRQGRWVLIDYNDFVVHVFLDIVRDFYQFDRLWGSAPELPIPEDR
- a CDS encoding tetratricopeptide repeat protein; this translates as MVVRLLFLLFVVILVAFSYISLLNGQHIQFFYSATRQVEVTVSELAILAFSLGAAMVILGTMVKDVTQASKNWKERRERQRREAARGRVAKASGLFRRGLLDDAAAELQRSLSVNPEDREALDLLADVETERRNPLEAVKALTRVKQIDPSDLTVYFRLAGLYREMNDLENALSLLTQIENSEGENLRAWEGIRDIHLRRQEMVSAYAMQKRIVKLKGKTASAADKALFEALRYEKAVRRMEEGKTDDAERRLRELMKDQPLFTATYIALSEYLRGRGNPEEATETLLSGYRATRNAVFLIRLEDLGVETERPEAMIAVYLDLLREFPSDFDVNLFLGKFYLRLEMNDEALEQLLKAELLDPECESVNILLAEALRRRGRYESACQHYQRAFGYKRRYLIPFCCTGCGQTTIKWTARCPSCGIWNGYAISHGRREHAIPATVR